TACCGTCACCATTACAGAGCATTCCCGCAAAAAACGCGGCCGCAAACCACTGCCGGCAGATCTTCTCCGTGTCGATGTTGTTCATAAACTCAGTGAGAATGACAGAAAATGCGATTGCGGCTGCTTGAAAGATAAAATCGGTGAAGAAGCCTCTGAGCAGCTTGATTACATCCCAGCCAAGGTTCGGGTGATTCGAAATATCCGGTATAAATACGCCTGTAAAAACTGCGAGGGGGTTGAAGATGAAGGCCCTACCGTATCTATTGCCAGGATGCCGGATCAGATTATTCCAAAAAGTATTGCCACTCCGGGACTGCTTGCCCATATCCTGACCGCCAAATTTGCAGATGCTTTGCCGTTTTATCGTCAAGAAAAGCAGTTTGCCAGAATCGGCATTGAGCTTGCCAGATCAACCATGTGTAAATGGGGCATGAAGGTGGCAGATGCCTGTGAAATTATCATCGGCATGATGAAGGACGACATCCTGGCCAACCCCATGATTGGTATTGATGAAACTCCTCTCCAAGTGTTAAAGGAACCACGGAAATCCAAATCTTATATGTGGATTTTCAGGGGTGGACCACCAGACAAGCCGATTATCCTGTTCGAATATCACCCGACAAGGTCTGGGGATGTGGTTTCAACATTTTTGAACGGTTTTAAGGGCATCGTCCAGACGGACGGATATGCTGGGTATGATTTCCTGGATACCAAAAAAGATATTGTTCATGTTGGGTGCTGGGTTCATGCTCGTCGGAAGTTTAAAGAGGTAACCAAAGCGCTTGGCAACAAGGCAAATTCTTCCGGAAATGCCGGTTCGGCATTGTTGTATATCAGCAAGCTTTATAAAATTGAAAAAGAAGCACGGGAACAAGGGTTTTCTGCGAAACAATTGTACAATAAGAGACAATCCCAGGCGATTCCAATTCTTACCGAGTTTAAGAAGTGGCTTGATGAAAGAGTAAACAAGGTTCCTCCCAAAAGCCTGCTTGGCAAGGCGATCAATTATACCATCGGCCAATGGCCCCGATTGGTCCAATACACAACTGAAGGGTTCATTCGACCGGACAACAATTTGGTTGAAAATGCCATCCGGCCTTTTGTCATCGGTCGTAAAAACTGGCTGTTTTCTGATACGGTTCAAGGTGCAAAGGCGAGTGCGGCAATTTACAGTTTGATAGAGACTGCAAAATCCAATGGACTGGAACCGTACTGGTATCTCAAGTACCTGTTTCAGTATCTGCCTGAGGCAATGACAAATGATGATTTTCAAGCGTTGCTCCCCTATAATGTGAAAAAAGAAAAAATGTAACTACTCACCCCCATAAAAAAATGTCAAAAAACTAAAAAAAAGCTTGACAGGTTTTTGGGAGGTATTTTTTTGAAAAATCAAAATATCCTCGTGCTACATAATAATGTGGCATGCATTTGACAATCACAAAAATTTAATGAAATTTTATCCGATTCGTTGAGAAAATGGATTGTAGGGCAACTCAGGAGGTCAAAAAAAGCTGTGTTATAATACAAGCATGGCAACGATGAACAAAACCAGTGTTCGACAGGAGTTTCGGAGATAAACCGTTCGGAATCGTCGAATCCCTTTATTGACAAGCGTTTTCGACCCTGTCTCTTGTAGTACCCCTCAAGTCACACAACCTTTCTATGCTCAAAACCCTATCAAATCAGTCTTTCTATTGTTTTTTTCTTGACATGTAAGACCCTACTAAATATTATGAATCATGGCACATTTCCATATCAAGAAGAAAAAAGGAAGACCCTACCTGTATGTCAGGGAGATCGCCCGGGTAAACGGTAAGCCCAAGGTTATTTCTCAAACCTATATTGGTTCACCGGATCGGGTAGCCAGTCTTGTAAAAGGCCAGTCTCAGGAAATAACCACTTTAAAGGCTGAAGAATTCGGTGCACTGTGGTTGGCCCAGCAAGCAGATAAAGACTTTGATCTTTGCTCTATGATTGATGAGATTATTCCACCGGCCGATCGGGAAAAAGGACCTTCAATAGGGGAATATTTCCTTTATTGTGTCTGGAATCGCATGATTGAGACCGTCAGTAAAAACAAATTATCGGATTGGTATAAGAGAACCGCGATCCAGCATATACGCCCTGTCGACCTAAACGAACTCTCATGCAAACGATACTGGGACAAGTGGGACCGAGTTGATGAAAAAACCTTAAACACGATCATATCGAAATTCTTCAGACGATTATGGCAGGTCGAAAAGCCTTCGTCTGATTGTCTGTTATTTGATACCACTAATTATTATACCTTCATGGGAAGCCAAACTTTGTCGAAAATTGCGTGCAGAGGTAAAAACAAGGAAGGCAGGCAGGCATCATCTCAGACAGATCGGCCTCGGCCTTTTGGTTGCACGAGACACCAGACTCCCTTTATTTTATTCGATTTACCCAGGCAATATTCATGATAGCAAGCACTTTGAATCAATCATGGAAGAAATGTTTAGGGTGGCATGCGACCTGAACAATACCAAAGAGCGACTTACAATCGTTATTGACAAAGGAATGAATTCTGAAGGGAATTACACCTGGATTGACGAGCATTCCAGAGTCCATTTTATTACGACATATTCCACTTATTTTGCCCAGGAGCTTGCGGCTACCCCACTCGACCGGTTTGAAATTGCAGATACTGCCCGCAACAGAAGACTGATTGATGAAGAGCGCCGGGAAGAGTGTCAATTGGCATATCGAACTAAAAAAGAATACTGGGGCAAGGAGCGGAGCGTTATCATAACTTATAATCCCAGGACAGCCCGAAAGAAATCATACACCTTTGAGAGCAAGCTTGATACGATCCGACAGGAATTGCTTGCAATGAGAACGAAGGTTAAAGAAGGAGCAGCTCACTGGAAGAAAGCTGAGGACGTACAAGCCAGATATATCCGATTGTGTCAAAGGCTTCACATGGCCCCCGATTTATTTACTCTGAATTTTGAAACATCAGCAAACGGCTTGAATATGAGCTTCCGAAAAGATCCATATATAGTGAAACAAAAAAAGCTGATGTTCGGTAAAAATATTATCATCACAGATAATACGGACTGGGCGACAAAAGATATTATTGAAGCGAGTTTAGATCGATGGCAAGTTGAAGACCGCTTCCGTCTCAGTAAGAATGAAGACTTAGTAGGTGTGCAGCCGATCCGGCACTGGACTGACAGCAAAATTAAATGTCATTTATTTACATGTGTGGCCGCCATGGCTTACCTGCGTCGAATTGAATTAAAACTAAAGAGCGCCGGAATTGAACGGACAGCAGAGAACGTCATGGATGATATGAAGCATCTACATTCTATTCTGACTTTGCCGAAAGGGGCAAGAAAACCGACCAGGCGCCTTGAGACGCCGAGTAAGACCCAGGCCGAAGTCCTATCGGCCTTTGGCCATCATATTAATGAAGGTGGGGTCTTACAACCTGTTACCTGAATTGCGCCCGCCAGGCAAGGCTTTCACCGGGCCATGCAGGTCTAACCACGAAACTCCTGTTCGAGAAGAAGTCGATCGTGTGAAGCAAGAGTTTGAGCAACTGAGCTTGGCAGGCAAGGTAACTCCTGAGGTAAAGGTGTTAATGAATAGCATGCTTCTCGTTGTGGAATTGATCCTGTCTGTTTTTCTCGAAAAGCAAACTCGCAAAAACAGCAAAAATTCAAGTTTGCCTTCTTCTCAAACGGACAGAGATGAAACTGCCAAACCGACTTCTACCGGCAAGGGAAAGGGCAAAAAAGTCAGTGGTGAAATCAGTAACACCCGTGTTAACGAAACTGTCACCATTGCCAAAGCTGAAACCTGTGATGTCTGCGGCACACCTTTGGATCAAACTCCTTGCCAGGGGCTCGAACGGCGGACAAAGATAGACATCGTTTTTGAAAAAGTTGTAGAGCACATTGATGCCGAGATAAAGGAATGTCCCAACTGCAAGGCGACGGCAAAAGGGCATTTTCCCGAAGACATGCCCGGAAGTTTACAGTACGGCAATGGACTCAAAGCTTTTGCCATTCATTTGATAATCAGTCAAATGGTTGCTCTCAATCGGGTTCAGAAACAGATATCTGCCATGATCGGCACTGTTATCTCCGAGGCAACTTTGCTCAAGTTTGTATGGAGGCTTTATCAATCTCTTGAGGAATGGGAGACAAAATCCATTGAAAGTATCCTTCATGCCCCTTCCATTCATGTGGATGAGACATCATTCCGGGTGGAAGGTAAAAATCATTGGATTCATGTATATTCTTCAGGAGGAATCACGCTAAAATTACTTCATCGAAAGCGGGGCAAGGAGGCGATTGTTGATTTGAATATCATTCCCCGCTATGGTGGGGTGATCATCCATGATTGCTGGGCATCATATTTATCATATGATCATTGTGGACATGGACTTTGTGGTTCGCACTTATTACGGGAACTGACCTTTATTGTTGATTCCAATCAATACAAGTGGGCCATTAATATGAAAAAGTTATTGCAGGAGACTTGTCATATTGTGTCCAAGCGAGAGGATAAATGCCTTACCGATAAAGAATATGCAAATTTGCAGAAACGCTACCGCAACATTCTTACACGTGGGGATAAAGAATTACCGGAGATTCCGCCAAAGCCAAAAGGTAAGCGTGGAAAGATAGCCAAATCAGATGCTCATAATCTTTGGGAAAGGCTGAAAAAATATGAAACAGCGGTATTGTTGTTTGCCAGAGAATCGTATGTCCCCTTTACCAACAATCGGGCGGAGCGTGATCTCCGCATGGCAAAGGTGAAACAGAAAATATCAGGATGTTTTAGGCGCCGGCATTATGCTCATGCCTATTGTCGAATTTCAAGCTATCTGCAAACAATGGCAAGCCAGGGTATCAACCCGCTTGTGGCTATTCAGATGGCTTTGACAGGTAAACTTACAGATATGGGTGAGTAGTTACGAAAAAATTTCTGAATCTGTCCCTTGCTGAGTGGGGTTAAAACACCGCTTACAGTTATATCACTTTGGCTGATGACGATTTTCCAACCCAAGTTGCTAAATTTATCCAAAAAGTCGAATTTGCCTTGAGTCGTCTTCAATGCATCGGCCGGAATTTCTCTTGCCGTCGAAGAGAACGCGATTGCGGGCATAAAATTCGTTATCGTCAGGGCGCCGCGTAAAAGGCGTTGTGGCTGATGGTAACTACATTCAAAAATTGCTTTTGCTTTCTGAATCGTATGGCCGAAACCCTTTCGCATTTCAGCATACAAATCTTTAGTCTTAGGAACGACGCCGAGATTGATCAGAAAAAGATTTATCAAGGTTCTGATGTGTCCGTCGTTTTTTCCAGCAGGGGAAGAAAAATCAATACTTGACAGATACTTATATGCTTGATCCAGTATTGATTGATACCATTTAAAAGAAGTAATACGGTTCTCTATTTCGGTCAACTTTTGAAGATAATCTACGAAAATCGTTGTGTACATCGCTTCTTTTTGACTTTTAGCCCTGGCTTCAAGATTTTTCCAATGAGCCTCATATGCCTGCGAAGCGACATCAACTACAAAAAGGGAGATTGCAAACTTCGATGAACCGAAAAAGGCCCTAACGGCCTCCTTAGGAAAATGGTCCTTTGCCAAGCTGGATGTGTCTTTAACAAAACTTAATGCCGAGACCAGAGCAACCTTTTTAGGTTGGCCTGCCAAAGCATCCCTTTCCACAGTGCCCATCAAAGCTCTGTAGTTGTCAAACCATGTCTCTGTAACTGCGAAGAGAGATTCACTTACATCATTTTGGGTAATATTGAATGAAATTTCCACTATGATTACCTCTTCTGTTTGTAGTTGTTTGTGTTGGCCAGCGTTTTGCGTTTTAGGTCGTCTCAACGTTTTGCTCGTTTTGAATTCTCGTTTTGGGTCAGGCTCAGAAACTATCAGTTAAAAAATTAGAAAGAGTCCCAGTTAAACATATTTACCTGCCTTATTCTTTCATTTTCAGCACCGAAAGCAGCAGTGTAAGGGCTTTGATCTTCCCGAAGTTCAAAACTGCCCTGAGTTTCATGTATTTTACGGTGAATCGCTTTTACGCCGAGTTTCGTTTGTATGTTTTCAATATATTCTCTGCTTCCAACGGCAATGCTCCGGGACCACTTTTTTTCACGGGCCAGTTTCCCTTTTTTTAGACTATCTTCAATCCATTGCCCATGGACCTCTTTTAATGCATCTAAAGATTCACAACCAAGGAGCTCCATTAACCGACGGTAATTTAATATGGCATATCTCTTTTTGGGATTTTGGATTTCATTGTAACCGCTCCATCTCCATTCCGATGGATGAGAGACGACGCCTGTTCGTACCATATTCATGTCTATATAAATCAGACAACTGACCAAATGGGTATCGGCCTGGATTGCTGTTGCATGGTAACGATCCTCCCAATAGGCACCTCGCCGTTTTTTTCTGATGTTGTACTCTTGAGCCGTCTGCCCGGCAATAACCTGCATTGATTTTGGAATTGTATCCCTGTTACCGTTATCTGATACCAGCAAATGGACATGGTTAGAAGTGACAATGTAATTTAAAACTTCAAGGCCGTATTTCTGCTTGGCCCTGAAAAGCAAATCTAACCAACGATTCCTGTCACGAGCAAATTTCAGCAGAAACTCTTTTTTGTCACAGCGATGGGTTATGTGCCATACACAACCTGGAATAAAAAATCTTTTTGCACGCGGCATTTTTATTTACCATATTTATTCGTTTCTTAAACCTGCGATTCTTACCCCCAAAAAGTGGTTTTAACACCAAAATAAGGCATAGTATTTCATAGAATCAGACATGATTACAATTAATTAAATGAGCCCGACCTACCAACACGCTACCAACACGCTACCAACACGACCTACCAACACCCCGATTGCCCAAGATGCCGGAGCATCTATGCTGAGCCCCATGAAAAAATCAAAATATTACGATGAATATGTGCACAAATTTGAAAAAATCGAAAAATGGTTTGAGTCAGGGCGTTTCATGGAATCGTTTTTACGGGAATTTGAAAGAAATTGCCAAAAAATATCCATTTGAGAAAAAAACGCTAATGACACAAATTTTTATATCAAGTACAAATAAGTTGTTTAATTATTTTCGCATTTTGTTGTGGGTTTTGCCTGGGTATCAATAGAATAGGCCGGTCCATGGCTGTTAATCAGCATTTTCATATTTAAAGAAGTCCGTGTCCTCAACTCAATCTGTCTGATTCAATGCAAGTTGGGTAGCCAGCTATAACGTTCAGGACCAGGGATAACATTGAGCTGCCAGGACTCCGCAAGGGCGGTCAACAACTGAATAGAGACCTTTGCAGCAGCCTTCGACATGACACAGTAGATGTCACCATCAAAAATCGCTATAATTCGCTCGGCGTGTTCCGGTACAAGTTTCTCTGGATACGACCATTGCTTTTTCTCCTTGCACCAGTCCTGGATCGGGGACATATCCCAAGACTTTCCATTGGGAGGCACAAAAAAAAATTCGATATCAAACTCCGTGTCAATGCCGAACCAGTGCCTAATCGAATCAACGATCTCGGGAACAGCCAGATCCGCAACTAACAGTTTCTTGGCCCGAGGAATGAAACTCTTAGTCAAAAAAAGGTGACCGCCGGGATCAGAGAGATCAAGATGGTCTGGAAGAGCCGCTGGCGAATAACCCAGCAAACCGCTCTTTTTCAAAATTTTTGTTTTCGTCCACCAGGCGGCGAAGCCGACATCATCTATTAGTTTCGCTATAATCGCAGGATACCAGTCCTCACCGACAACCTCTTCCAGGGACGGGAATGTCTGATAGCGGCTATCCGTGTAAAGTTCGCCATTACCCAATCGCTGGGGCAGGCAGAGTCTGTACACGCCACTCTGGTTCGATCGGGCAATCGGCCAAGTTCTTATTTTCATCATCAGTCCTCGTAAATGAAATCTGCTATCCAGTCGGCGCCCAGATATCCAGCGAAACCACCGACAATACCACCACCGATGGCGGTTAATACCATACCGGGCCCTGTCTCGACCCCGAGGGCACCACCGATCAACACGCCAGCCTTGGCACCCGCCCAGGCCATGGCCCAAGAACCGGTCGTACGAACGGTTTGGGCTACCAGTGGGCGTGCGTTGCCTTGTTCCACACTATCCGCGGCTGCCGATGTCAACTGGTAGGTATCGACAAGGACACCTACCACGAGGAAAACTCGTCCGCCGATCTTGAGATAGCGAAGCTGTTTTGCCTGGACTAGTTGGGCACCACCAAGGTTTGAATGATTCGAATGACCAAAAACAGAATGCATACCACCTTGATTCACGTGGTAGTAATTGTGTGGGTGATTGCCGACCGGCAGATGGGCATCCCACGCATAAAACTTATTGCTTCCCGCCTTCGAGACCGTGAAAAGGCGGCTCTCCAACGCGCCGCTGAACCAGCGGGTTGGGTCGGCAAAACGGATGCTCGACCCTGTCGGCAACGCTACGCCGTTCAGGCGGCCAATGGGAAACTGCATCAGTTGGTAAATCCCGCCCCGACCGACGGCCGGAAGGGTGGAAGCCAAAGTGGAACTGGGCTGGTAAAGTGATACAAAATTTCCAGGACTGGCCTCCAAGGTAGGGGTTGCGTTCATTCCCAAAAGAAACCTTTCGTTCGTCGATATAGCCGCACGGCGCAGGTCAAACTCAAATTGTTTGAGATCCTCTTGTGATAACGAGCCGGTGGATAAGTTTTTTGGGCGGAGGATCATGGAAACGTTATTGTTGACCGGAAGAGATTTTACCGGTGTGGCTTCCCCGCAAGATATATCTGAAATTCGGCCGGGAAGCTGCTGAAAACTATCAAGGGTAACGAGTTCGACACGAACTTTCCGTTCATCAATCGATAAAGGGTCACCAAGTCCACTTATGTTAACCTCAACTCTTTGTGGCTGCGTACCATTACTCATTTGAATCTCCTGTGATCAATGCCTCTCACTAATGAACTAAATTTGGCAAATGAATAGTATGCTGAAAATATTTCTCTAAAACCGGGTTAATCTCCACTTCAATCAGATCAAAAAATATGTCGAAATAAATTTCTTAAAAAACTGCGCGCCATCGCAGTATATTCTTCACCGCCCCAAGCAACCAGCATAATCACCAGTACTATCAGAATGCAAAATATTATGATTTTTGTTTTAGCGGTCATGCTAAATTATCCCTGTTATATTCTGTGGTATTCTGCGTATTCTGTGGGTCGGGCGTATTCTGTGGGTTGTATTCTGTGGGTCACTTGTATTCTGTTGTTATTCTGTGGGTTATTCTGTGTATTCTGTGTGTATTCTGTGGGTCGGGCTCACGTAACCACCTGTTAAAACGTTAAAAAAGGCCCCATCTATAGGTATTTTCCTGCCTTAGCCTTTCATTTTCAGTACCGAAAATAGCCGTGTAAGGGCTTTGATCCTCCCTAAGTTCAGAACTGTCTTTACTTTCATGTATTTTACGGTGAATCGCTTTTACGCCGAGTTTCGTTTGTATGTTTTCAATATATTCTCTGCTTCCAACGGCAATGCCCCGGGACCACTTTTTTTCACGGGCCGGTTTCCCTTTTTTTAGACTATCTTCAATCCATTGCCCATGGACCTCTTTTAATGCATCTAAAGATTCACAACCAAGGAGCTCCATTAACCGACGGTAATTTAATATGGCATATCTTTTTTTGGGATTTTGGATTTCATTGTAACCGCTCCATCGCCATTCCGATGGATGAGAAACCACGCCTGTTCGTACCATATTCATGTCAATATAAATCAGGCAACTGGCTAAATGGGTATCGACCTGGATTGCCGTTGCATGGTAACGATCCTCCCAATAGGCACCTCGCCGTTTTTTTCTGATGTTGTACTCTTGAGCGGTCTGCCCGGCAATAAGCTGCATTGATTTTGGAATTGTATCCCTGTTACCGTTATCTGATACCAGCAAATGGATATGGTTAGAAGTGACAATGTAATTTAAAACTTCAAGTCCGTATTTCTGCTTGGCCCTGAAAAGCAGATCTAACCAACGATTCCTGTCACGAGCAAATTTCAGCAGAAACTCTTTTTTGTGACAGCGATGGGTTATGTGCCATACACAACCTGGAATATAAAATCTTTTTGCACGCGGCATTTTATTTACCATGTATTTCTTTGTTTCTTAAAACTACTATTCTTACCCCCAAAAAGTGGTTTTAACACCAAAACAAGGTATCTTATTTCATAAAATAAACAATAATCACAAGCAATTACGTGAGCCCGACCCGCAGGCCCAGGGTAATTATTAGTTTGCAGGGTAATTATTAGTTTAATTATTAGTTTCTTAAAACTGCGATTCTTACCCCCAAAAGTGGCTTTAACACCCAAATAAGGTATATCATTTCATATAATCCATTATGATTACAAGTGATTACATGAGCCCGACCCGCAGCCGGTCAGGCAAAATAAGCCTTAGCCATATTGACAGCGGGACGCATTGATGACGAGAGTGGGTACTGCTGCATGGCAGTTGCTTTCAGTTCTTTCCACTGTTTTCAGCATCATTCATGCTCCAGCCGCTTAATGGGAATTATGGGGTGGAGAGAAAACCCACAAGAGACCCATTTTCGATTTTTTTCTTGATGGCCGGATGTAATTCTGAATAAAAGAGAAGAAGGATATGTAACTTTTTTCTGATGGTCGGAGACCGGTTGGCAAGCACGGCCATCCGGGCTGGGGCATCCATCAGCAACTCGGCATAGGTATTAATGTCATTTTCCACGCCTGCCAGTCCATAATCCGAAACAAACCCCTTTTCGTACAATGTTTCAATTTCTTGAGGAGATGCGTATTGTTGACTATACTGTAATATCTCATTGTGAGCCGTGGGGAGCCTGATATCATCAGGCCATAAAGACTGCCACTGTTCTTTTTGAAAGGGGAATCTCGTAATTAAAATGCTCGATAATTCATGATGAAACGCTCGCCTGACAAAAGTTTTGTTTTCAGTGGAAAAATCATAGTCTGTTGCAATGATAATGCTGGTTTTTCCGTTCGTAAACTGGTACGTACCGCCTACCCGAAATCCAGAGATGGTCAGGTTGCCGACAATCAATACCCTGTCAAGAACACGGACGAGCAAATCTTCGGGATATTCACCAAGCGCCCGATCCAATTCTACAAGGGCGGCATGGGCGTGCTTTGGTTCAGGCGCTTTACCCGAGAGGGTTTTATCATATATATTAGCCGGTAACGGACCAACTGATATAGCAATATTATGTTTTTTCTTTACCTCCTCAATCAGGGCCTGAACCGCCTGTCGTGCATTGCGGTCATTGAAAAATGCATCATTTATCGGCTGCCAAAAAAGTGATAAAAGCAAAAGTGCTGTAAAAATAAGCGGTAGACTTTTCATCATCTAATTCCAGTGAACCTCCCACCCTGGCTAAGTGCTGGTGCCGTTACCCCTACAGCGAGAATAACAGACATGGCATAGGCGTATTGTGGTGTGTTAACGGTTCCCAAACCGCCGCTGCAATAAACCCAGGCGGCAAAGCCTACAGTCAGTGCACCAGCGGCAACGTAGGCGCCGACTCTATGCCAGTTTACACCATTATTTTGAACCGGCTGGGGAGCACGGACTGCAACTGCAACAGGCTGGTGAACCGGAACTGGAAGAGGCGCAGGCCTTGGTGAAGGTGGTTTCATCTCAATATCAATAGTAATTTTAACATCTGTGGCAAGGTAACTGTCAACGCCAATGCTACCTTCCAGAGTTGGATAGAGTATTTCTCCCCTTATAACGGGCAGCGGGCTGGTAGGACTAATCGCAAAGCCGACAGCCGTTTTGGGGGCGTGAACATTCTTGGCCTCCAGGATCATCATGTTGCTGAAACCAATATTCTTGCTAAATGAATCATAGCTGTATTCCATATGCGTAAATAATTTAT
Above is a window of uncultured Desulfobacter sp. DNA encoding:
- a CDS encoding IS66 family transposase → MTRDTLKDAESLDEVKEIALNLFDENIILQEQIKSLQDRLFGRKSEKTPKDGEQMSLFDMPEPDLPILNEDDTVTITEHSRKKRGRKPLPADLLRVDVVHKLSENDRKCDCGCLKDKIGEEASEQLDYIPAKVRVIRNIRYKYACKNCEGVEDEGPTVSIARMPDQIIPKSIATPGLLAHILTAKFADALPFYRQEKQFARIGIELARSTMCKWGMKVADACEIIIGMMKDDILANPMIGIDETPLQVLKEPRKSKSYMWIFRGGPPDKPIILFEYHPTRSGDVVSTFLNGFKGIVQTDGYAGYDFLDTKKDIVHVGCWVHARRKFKEVTKALGNKANSSGNAGSALLYISKLYKIEKEAREQGFSAKQLYNKRQSQAIPILTEFKKWLDERVNKVPPKSLLGKAINYTIGQWPRLVQYTTEGFIRPDNNLVENAIRPFVIGRKNWLFSDTVQGAKASAAIYSLIETAKSNGLEPYWYLKYLFQYLPEAMTNDDFQALLPYNVKKEKM
- a CDS encoding IS66 family transposase, translated to MKVGSYNLLPELRPPGKAFTGPCRSNHETPVREEVDRVKQEFEQLSLAGKVTPEVKVLMNSMLLVVELILSVFLEKQTRKNSKNSSLPSSQTDRDETAKPTSTGKGKGKKVSGEISNTRVNETVTIAKAETCDVCGTPLDQTPCQGLERRTKIDIVFEKVVEHIDAEIKECPNCKATAKGHFPEDMPGSLQYGNGLKAFAIHLIISQMVALNRVQKQISAMIGTVISEATLLKFVWRLYQSLEEWETKSIESILHAPSIHVDETSFRVEGKNHWIHVYSSGGITLKLLHRKRGKEAIVDLNIIPRYGGVIIHDCWASYLSYDHCGHGLCGSHLLRELTFIVDSNQYKWAINMKKLLQETCHIVSKREDKCLTDKEYANLQKRYRNILTRGDKELPEIPPKPKGKRGKIAKSDAHNLWERLKKYETAVLLFARESYVPFTNNRAERDLRMAKVKQKISGCFRRRHYAHAYCRISSYLQTMASQGINPLVAIQMALTGKLTDMGE
- a CDS encoding transposase, whose amino-acid sequence is MPRAKRFYIPGCVWHITHRCHKKEFLLKFARDRNRWLDLLFRAKQKYGLEVLNYIVTSNHIHLLVSDNGNRDTIPKSMQLIAGQTAQEYNIRKKRRGAYWEDRYHATAIQVDTHLASCLIYIDMNMVRTGVVSHPSEWRWSGYNEIQNPKKRYAILNYRRLMELLGCESLDALKEVHGQWIEDSLKKGKPAREKKWSRGIAVGSREYIENIQTKLGVKAIHRKIHESKDSSELREDQSPYTAIFGTENERLRQENTYRWGLF
- a CDS encoding LysM domain-containing protein is translated as MSALGVKYKVKEGDTLWGIAKNELGSPQEWPRIYAFNNMPEINATGVRKIDDPDLIYAGEIIRLPILKGMPSANSTGPLKSPPPGAVRAPQPFAGRPQSLKNLLPDTNIPLAAAYNIEWSHIEPGPGYVAKFIISGKLTVRLGKKVPVTYVVNQGLSASLASEAVGVHDKLFTHMEYSYDSFSKNIGFSNMMILEAKNVHAPKTAVGFAISPTSPLPVIRGEILYPTLEGSIGVDSYLATDVKITIDIEMKPPSPRPAPLPVPVHQPVAVAVRAPQPVQNNGVNWHRVGAYVAAGALTVGFAAWVYCSGGLGTVNTPQYAYAMSVILAVGVTAPALSQGGRFTGIR
- a CDS encoding transposase, with the protein product MPRAKRFFIPGCVWHITHRCDKKEFLLKFARDRNRWLDLLFRAKQKYGLEVLNYIVTSNHVHLLVSDNGNRDTIPKSMQVIAGQTAQEYNIRKKRRGAYWEDRYHATAIQADTHLVSCLIYIDMNMVRTGVVSHPSEWRWSGYNEIQNPKKRYAILNYRRLMELLGCESLDALKEVHGQWIEDSLKKGKLAREKKWSRSIAVGSREYIENIQTKLGVKAIHRKIHETQGSFELREDQSPYTAAFGAENERIRQVNMFNWDSF
- a CDS encoding IS1634 family transposase, with protein sequence MRAEVKTRKAGRHHLRQIGLGLLVARDTRLPLFYSIYPGNIHDSKHFESIMEEMFRVACDLNNTKERLTIVIDKGMNSEGNYTWIDEHSRVHFITTYSTYFAQELAATPLDRFEIADTARNRRLIDEERREECQLAYRTKKEYWGKERSVIITYNPRTARKKSYTFESKLDTIRQELLAMRTKVKEGAAHWKKAEDVQARYIRLCQRLHMAPDLFTLNFETSANGLNMSFRKDPYIVKQKKLMFGKNIIITDNTDWATKDIIEASLDRWQVEDRFRLSKNEDLVGVQPIRHWTDSKIKCHLFTCVAAMAYLRRIELKLKSAGIERTAENVMDDMKHLHSILTLPKGARKPTRRLETPSKTQAEVLSAFGHHINEGGVLQPVT